A single window of Drosophila suzukii chromosome 3, CBGP_Dsuzu_IsoJpt1.0, whole genome shotgun sequence DNA harbors:
- the LOC108011995 gene encoding uncharacterized protein, with amino-acid sequence MNAMHFSWLVVIFLCLNKVQAQFYGDSTYGSSGGQSIRLGLITDDATDRIRQTFEHAISVVNSELGVPLVGETEQVAYGNSVQAFAQLCRLMQSGVGAVFGPAAKHTASHLLNACDSKDIPFIYPHLSWGAHPDGFNLHPSPEDIANALYDIVNQFEWSRFIFCYESAEYLNILDHLMTLYGIKGPVIKVMRYDLNLNGNYKSVLRRIRKSEDSRIVVVGSTEGVAELLRQAQQVGIMNEDYTYVIGNLDLHTFELEEYKYSEANITGIRMFSPDQEEVRDLVEKLHQELGESQPLNTGSSSITMSMALTYDAVRVIAETTKHLPYQPQMLNCSERHDNVQPDGSTFRNYMRSLEIKEKTITGRIYFEGNVRKGFTFDVIELQSSGLVKVGTWEDGKDFEFERPPQVVNFNDIDDGSLVNKTFKVLISVATKPYASLVESIDTLIGNNQYQGYGVDLIKELADKLGFNFTFHDGGNDYGSFNKTTNSTTGMLKEIVEGRADLAITDLTITSEREEVIDFSIPFMNLGIAILYVKPQKAPPALFSFMDPFSSEVWLYLGIAYVGVSLCFFIIGRLSPIEWDNPYPCIEEPEELENQFTINNSLWFTTGALLQQGSEIAPKALSTRTISAIWWFFTLIMVSSYTANLAAFLTIENPTSPINSVEDLAENKDDVQYGAKRTGSTRNFFLTSEDPTYMKMNEYMMAHPEMLMDNNQDGVDKVKAGTKYAFLMESTSIEFNTVRECNLTKVGDPLDEKGYGIAMVKNWPYRDKFNNALLELQEQGVLARLKNKWWNEVGAGVCSAKSDNDGPSELGVDNLSGIYVVLVIGSLFSMLVSILYWCYFVFRKAKFYAVPFCDALAEEFKIVISFSENERALKSAQSVYSRSRNSSQSIESLKTDSEENMPDEDKPYKMFSNHFILFWDIICITISVSSAQYENFGGYDNFQSSESVPIGLLTDQNTEQMNIVFDHAIEVANLEVGTALTSLKEEVNYGDAYQSYGKLCRMLETGIAGVFGPSSRHTAVHLMSICDAMDIPHIYSYMSEYAEGFNLHPHPTDLAKALHSLIVAFNWTRFIFLYESADYLNILNELTTLFGMNGPVVTVLRYDMQLNGNYKQVLRRVRKSVDNRIVVVGSSETMPEFLNQAQQVGIINEDYKYIIGNLDFHSFDLEEYKYSEANITGLRLFSPEKMAVKELLMKLGYPTDQDEFRNGSCPITVEMALTYDAVQLFAQTLKNLPFKPVPQNCSQRTESVRDDGSSFKNYMRTLRLTEHLLTGPIYFEGNVRKGYHLDVIELQPSGIVKVGTWDENRNYTARRLAPTTALFDSVDNSLANKTFTILLSVPNKPYAQLVETYKQLEGNSQYEGYGVDLIKELADKLGFNFTFVNGGNDYGSYNKSTNESTGMLREIMHGRADLAITDLTITSEREQAIDFTIPFMNLGIAILYLKPQKAAPELFTFMDPFSEEVWWFLGFSFVGVSLSFFILGRLSPSEWDNPYPCIEEPEELENQFTIGNSIWFTTGALLQQGSEIGPKALSTRTVASFWWFFTLLVVSSYTANLAAFLTIEKPQSLINSVDDLAENKDGVVYGAKRTGSTRNFFITSVDERYKKMNKFMTENPQHLTEDNMEGVYRVKTNTHYAFLMESTSIEYNTKRECNLKKIGDALDEKGYGIAMRKNWPHRDKFNNALLELQEQGVLEKMKNKWWNEVGTGICATKEDAPDATPLDMNNLEGVFFVLLVGSCCALLYGIISWVLFVMKKAHHYRVPLRDALKEEFQFVIDFNNYVRVLKNSASIYSRSRQSSISAASVVQESQ; translated from the exons ATGAATGCAATGCATTTTTCCTGGCTTGTGGTGATTTTCCTTTGCCTCAACAAAGTGCAGGCCCAGTTTTATGGGGACAGTACTTACGGCTCATCCGGTGGCCAATCCATCCGCCTTG GTCTTATCACAGACGATGCCACCGATAGAATCAGGCAAACCTTTGAGCACGCCATATCGGTGGTCAACAGTGAGCTGGGTGTTCCCTTGGTCGGGGAAACCGAACAGGTCGCCTATGGCAACTCCGTCCAGGCCTTTGCCCAACTTTGCCGGCTGATGCAG AGTGGAGTGGGTGCTGTTTTTGGGCCAGCTGCCAAGCACACCGCCTCTCACCTGTTAAATGCCTGCGACTCCAAAGACATACCATTCATATACCCGCATCTCTCTTGGGGTGCCCATCCGGATGGCTTCAATCTGCATCCAAGTCCGGAAGATATAGCCAACGCTCTGTACGACATTGTCAATCAGTTTGAGTGGTCTCGCTTTATATTCTGCTATGAATCAG CTGAGTACCTGAATATTTTGGACCACCTCATGACCCTGTATGGCATCAAAGGACCTGTCATTAAGGTGATGCGCTACGATCTCAACCTGAATGGCAACTACAAATCGGTCCTTAGGCGAATCAGAAAATCGGAGGACAGTCGCATTGTGGTCGTGGGCTCCACAGAGGGCGTGGCCGAGCTGCTGCGTCAAGCTCAGCAGGTGGGCATTATGAACGAGGACTACACCTATGTTATAGGTAACTTGGACCTGCATACCTTCGAGCTGGAGGAGTACAAGTACAGTGAGGCAAATATTACGGGCATAAGAATGTTCTCACCTGATCAGGAGGAAGTGAGAGATCTGGTTGAAAAGTTGCACCAGGAACTcggggaaagtcaacccttAAATACAG GTTCCTCATCCATTACCATGTCCATGGCTCTCACCTATGATGCAGTACGAGTAATCGCGGAGACTACGAAACATCTTCCCTATCAACCTCAGATGCTGAATTGTTCCGAGCGTCATGACAATGTTCAACCAGATGGTTCCACCTTCAGGAACTACATGAGATCG TTGGAGATCAAAGAGAAGACCATCACAGGGCGCATCTATTTTGAGGGAAATGTGCGCAAGGGTTTCACCTTCGATGTCATCGAACTGCAGTCTAGTGGATTGGTCAAGGTCGGCACCTGGGAAGACGGCAAGGACTTCGAGTTCGAGCGACCACCCCAAGTTGTTAACTTTAATGACATCGATGACGGTTCGCTGGTCAACAAAACCTTCAAGGTTCTAATATCTGTTGCG ACCAAACCTTATGCCAGTCTCGTGGAGAGTATAGACACACTAATAGGCAACAATCAGTACCAGGGTTATGGAGTGGATCTAATTAAAGAGTTGGCCGATAAACTTGGCTTTAACTTCACCTTCCACGATGGTGGCAATGACTATGGATCTTTTAATAAAACCACTAATTCCACGACAGGAATGCTTAAGGAAATCGTAGAAGGG CGAGCTGATCTGGCGATCACTGATCTCACCATCACATCGGAGCGAGAAGAAGTTATCGATTTTTCCATACCCTTTATGAATCTGG GCATAGCCATTTTATATGTAAAACCTCAGAAGGCTCCCCCCGCCCTTTTCTCCTTCATGGACCCATTTTCATCGGAGGTGTGGCTTTACTTGGGTATTGCCTATGTGGGAGTCTCGCTCTGCTTCTTTATTATAGGTCGACTTTCGCCCATTGAGTGGGATAACCCCTATCCCTGTATTGAAGAGCCTGAAGAGCTGGAAAACCAGTTCACCATCAACAATTCTTTGTGGTTCACAACGGGAGCTTTGTTGCAGCAAGGATCTGAAATAGCTCCCAA AGCTCTCAGCACACGAACAATATCCGCCATTTGGTGGTTTTTCACCTTAATTATGGTTTCATCTTACACTGCCAACTTGGCTGCCTTCTTGACCATCGAGAATCCCACCAGTCCCATCAACAGTGTTGAAGACTTGGCTGAGAATAAAGACGATGTTCAGTATGGAGCTAAACGTACAGGATCCACCAGGAACTTCTTTTTG ACATCGGAGGATCCTACCTATATGAAAATGAACGAATACATGATGGCTCATCCAGAAATGCTGATGGACAACAATCAGGATGGAGTGGACAAAGTAAAGGCGGGCACCAAGTACGCTTTTCTCATGGAATCCACCTCCATTGAATTTAACACGGTTAGGGAGTGCAATCTGACCAAGGTGGGGGATCCGCTGGATGAGAAGGGTTACGGAATAGCAATGGTGAAAA ATTGGCCCTATCGCGATAAGTTCAACAATGCCCTGCTGGAGTTGCAGGAGCAAGGTGTCTTGGCCAGGTTGAAGAACAAGTGGTGGAACGAAGTTGGGGCCGGTGTTTGCAGT GCAAAAAGCGATAATGATGGTCCTTCGGAGTTGGGTGTGGACAATCTGAGTGGCATTTACGTCGTCTTGGTCATCGGATCCCTCTTTTCCATGCTGGTCTCCATTTTATATTGGTGCTACTTTGTTTTCAGGAAGGCTAAGTTCTATGCG GTTCCGTTTTGCGATGCCCTGGCTGAGGAATTCAAAATTGTCATCAGCTTTTCGGAAAATGAAAGAGCCCTAAAAAGCGCCCAGTCAGTTTATTCCCGCAGTCGAAATTCTTCTCAGTCGATAGAGTCCCTTAAAACGGATTCCGAGGAGAATATGCCGGATGAGGAT AAACCATATAAAATGTTTAGCAAtcattttatattattttgggATATTATTTGTATTACAATTTCGGTTAGCAGTGCTCAGTATGAAAACTTTGGAGGCTACGACAACTTTCAAAGTTCCGAAAGTGTCCCAATTG GCCTGCTAACCGACCAGAACACGGAGCAGATGAACATCGTCTTTGACCACGCCATCGAAGTGGCCAACCTTGAGGTGGGCACCGCCTTGACATCGCTTAAGGAGGAGGTCAACTACGGGGATGCCTACCAGAGCTACGGCAAATTGTGCAGGATGCTTGAG ACTGGCATCGCGGGGGTGTTCGGACCCTCGTCGCGGCACACTGCCGTCCACCTGATGTCCATTTGCGATGCCATGGATATACCCCACATCTACTCCTACATGAGCGAGTACGCGGAGGGCTTCAATCTGCATCCGCATCCGACCGACCTGGCCAAAGCCCTACACAGCCTCATCGTGGCGTTCAACTGGACTCGCTTCATTTTCCTCTACGAATCCG CCGATTACCTCAACATATTAAACGAGCTGACCACATTATTTGGGATGAATGGACCCGTGGTCACAGTGCTGCGATACGACATGCAACTGAATGGAAACTACAAACAGGTCCTTCGGCGGGTGCGGAAGTCCGTGGACAATCGAATTGTGGTCGTGGGTTCCAGCGAAACGATGCCAGAGTTCTTAAACCAGGCCCAGCAAGTGGGCATAATCAACGAGGATTACAAGTATATCATTGGCAACCTGGACTTTCACTCCTTTGATTTGGAGGAGTACAAGTACAGTGAGGCCAACATAACAGGGCTCCGACTGTTTTCGCCGGAGAAGATGGCCGTCAAGGAACTGCTCATGAAGTTGGGCTATCCCACCGATCAGGATGAGTTCCGAAATG GTTCCTGTCCCATTACCGTGGAAATGGCTTTAACCTACGATGCTGTTCAGTTGTTCGCACAGACCCTCAAAAATCTTCCATTCAAACCGGTGCCCCAGAATTGCTCTCAGAGAACTGAAAGTGTTCGTGATGATGGCTCCTCCTTCAAGAACTACATGCGAACG CTGCGCCTCACGGAACATTTGCTTACGGGTCCCATCTACTTTGAGGGAAACGTACGCAAGGGATACCACCTGGATGTCATCGAGCTGCAGCCCTCGGGGATCGTAAAAGTGGGAACCTGGGATGAGAATAGGAATTACACAGCCAGGCGACTGGCACCAACCACCGCCCTCTTCGATAGCGTCGACAATTCGCTGGCCAATAAGACGTTCACCATCTTGCTGTCGGTGCCA AACAAACCATATGCTCAGCTGGTGGAGACGTACAAGCAGCTGGAGGGCAATAGCCAGTACGAGGGATACGGTGTGGATCTGATCAAAGAACTGGCCGATAAGCTGGGCTTTAATTTTACCTTCGTAAATGGTGGCAATGATTATGGATCGTATAATAAATCCACGAATGAATCCACGGGCATGTTGAGGGAAATAATGCATGGG CGCGCTGACTTGGCTATCACGGATTTAACCATTACCTCGGAACGCGAACAGGCCATAGATTTTACTATCCCCTTCATGAATTTGG GCATTGCAATCCTCTACTTGAAGCCCCAAAAAGCCGCTCCTGAGCTCTTTACCTTCATGGATCCGTTCTCCGAGGAGGTTTGGTGGTTCCTGGGCTTCTCCTTTGTGGGCGTGTCCTTGAGCTTCTTCATATTGGGTCGTCTGTCGCCGAGCGAATGGGACAATCCCTATCCATGCATTGAAGAACCAGAGGAACTGGAAAATCAATTTACTATAGGCAATTCCATTTGGTTCACAACTGGCGCCTTGCTTCAGCAGGGTTCCGAAATCGGTCCAAa AGCTTTATCCACTCGTACCGTAGCCAGTTTCTGGTGGTTTTTCACCCTACTTGTGGTGTCTTCTTACACCGCCAACTTGGCTGCCTTCTTGACCATCGAAAAGCCGCAAAGTTTGATCAACAGTGTCGACGACTTGGCAGAGAACAAGGATGGCGTGGTCTACGGAGCGAAGAGAACCGGATCCACCAGGAACTTTTTTATA ACATCTGTAGACGAACGCTATAAGAAGATGAATAAGTTCATGACCGAAAACCCCCAACATCTTACCGAAGACAATATGGAGGGAGTATATCGAGTAAAGACCAACACTCACTATGCATTCTTAATGGAATCCACTTCCATTGAGTATAATACTAAGCGAGAATGCAACCTTAAAAAGATCGGAGATGCATTGGACGAGAAGGGCTATGGAATAGCTATGAGAAAGA ACTGGCCGCATCGCGACAAGTTTAATAATGCCCTGCTGGAACTGCAGGAGCAGGGAGTGCTGGAGAAGATGAAGAACAAGTGGTGGAATGAGGTGGGAACAGGAATTTGCGCTACCAAAGAGGACGCTCCAGATGCCACGCCTCTAGACATGAATAACTTGGAGGGCGTGTTCTTCGTACTCCTCGTGGGAAGTTGCTGCGCTCTGCTTTACGGGATTATAAGCTGGGTCTTGTTTGTGATGAAGAAAGCTCATCACTACCGG GTCCCGCTGCGCGACGCTCTTAAAGAAGAGTTCCAGTTCGTTATCGACTTTAATAATTATGTACGGGTGCTGAAGAACTCCGCCTCCATCTACTCGCGCAGCCGTCAATCCTCCATCTCAGCAGCTTCTGTGGTGCAGGAATCGCAATAA